Part of the Musa acuminata AAA Group cultivar baxijiao chromosome BXJ2-7, Cavendish_Baxijiao_AAA, whole genome shotgun sequence genome is shown below.
CTTTTGGTATCGTCTTGACAACGAGACCGGCGTCGAGTCCACCACCGTCGCCATCCCCAGAAACACCTACCGCGCCGTCCTTGAGATCTTCGTGTCGTATCATGGCGAGGATGAATCATGGTATACTAAGCCATTGAGAAATGACTATATTCACCAGTCAACTGCAGCCAAGGTTTCGGCACCGCGGGCCAACGGGGCGTTTCGGCAGGTCTACGCCACAATCGACAGGCGGTACGTAGGCGGGCACGTCCCCTTTCCGGTCATCTACTCGAGCGCCATCAACCCCGTCTTCTGGTCCCCGGTGGCGGCAATCGGCGCGTTCGACATGCCATCCTACGACCTCGACCTGACGCCGTTCCTGGCGCTGATGCTCGACGGGCGGCCCCACGAGATCGGGCTGGGTGTGCGCAGCGCCCTGCCACACTGGCTCGTGAACGCCAACCTCCACCTCTGGGTCGACTATTGGTCGGATGCAGTGCAGGCCGGTCCGGTGGAGTACTTTGCCCCAACCATCCAGATGAACCGCAACGCCGAGTGGCGCAACCCCGATGGCCAGTCGGAGATCGGGGCCGAGGGGCACGAACGATTTTCCGGGTGGGTGAGCTGGTCGAGGGGCAACCTCACCACGGAGGTGCGGCATAAGATCAAGCTGAGGAGCCAGGTGCAGGTGCAGAACCGCGGGGCGGTGACCCAGATCGATTTCATCCTCAAAGAGAGGACGATGGTGACAGTGACGAGGCGAAACCAGTGGCTCGCCCGGGCGCAGGCGGTGCTGGATGCGCCCATGCAGGTGCAGACCGCGATCGTGAACGCGGCGGGCAGGCCGGCGATGAAGAAGACGCGGCTCTTCCACCAGCTGATGGAGGTGGTGAGCCTGAACGAGGGTCAGGCCGGGGCGACGACGACGACAGAGCTGACGGACCGGCAGGATGCGGAGGGATCGGCGCTTGTGGGCGGCAGATGGGGGAGCGGAAGCAGCCGGTCGTCGTACCAGTACAGGGACGGGAGCAAGTGCTACTCCCGGAACGTGGCCACCGCTGGCGGAGCGATCATCCAGGACAGGAAGGCCTCCTGCTTTGCCATGGCTGATGATGATGCCTGAGGACGTGAAACGCGTGCATGGCTGCTGACGCTTTGCTTAGTTAATTGTTTTCACAACAGTTGCCCGTTACGAGGATTAATAAGACATATATGTAGTAATCCTTCAATATCATACTTCTATCAATCACATAGCTTTGCACCTTAAAATATGTCAAATTAGGTTCATATGGTGAGTtagcataatagtttttttttttgttgatttgtTAATTGCAAGTTTACAAAAGATAAGTGTATTTGGAAGACCCAAAAAGGCATCGTGTCAATAATAAGCACAAACACTATTTATCTTCTCTCTTGTCCACTTTAAACAAAGGCATCATGCAAATATGTCTTCATGCAAAGAATGACTAATCAAATATATAGCTTTGTTGAGAATAATAGCCTTGTTGTAGTGACATGCAGCCCATGTCTCTTCCACCTTATGATATTATTCATCAATAGTACCCAACTTATGAGCTATGATGTGATGCCCCATACGCAATGAAAAAATCAGAGACGGTATAATACTACTATAATCCTATAGAGTTTTCTATATAAGAATACAAGGTTAAAACATAGACaatttatcatataatttaatCAGTAATTTAACTCACTTATAAGATATTAATAACACAACTCAATCCATAATCAATCCACACATGATATATGTAACAATTTCTTAAAAATTCataacattctaatttaaatAATGTATATACAAAATAATATCAATACATACTAATCTCAATAGATTAATTATGTAATTTAATCAGTACTCGATTCATCATGCTTTTGTTATATAAGAGAATATATAAGCAAACCATAATTCAATGATTATTGTGACTCAAAGCCTtaccataaataaatattttcttaaaaacatatgaaTTTCTTATGCATTCAATATATGCATAGATATCAAATACTTTCTTTAtgctcatacaatttataaaaacTTAACTTTACATGCATTTTAGAATATTGACTTGTTAATGTAAGATGCTTAATATCAAATCTTTCATCGTGTTTTTACGGTTtacaaaatatttcaaattataacttattaataatattttttaaagtaaaatatatctaaatatatttttataatgaaaGAATAAGTATAACTAATGACACAAAATTAGAACATAAAATATTTGTAGCGCAAAGATTGCCAATCATATAAATACAATCAAAGATTCATAAATATaactaatgtatatatatatatataagtcagaACATAAGGTATAGTAGCACTAATGATTATGATAATATTACATTCTTATGACAAGATTCATAACCCTATTTAACCCCCATGGTATTAGTAACATATAATTCCACGTCTCAAGTCCTAGAAAAAAATCAGTATCTAAATCAAATGACTTTTTACCATAATAAGAATTCCAACGTAtctctttttatattttattttaaaactgatttaatcatattatttaaaattaataataatcaaaaaattttatcattttcaaatttaatgTTTTCATATGAATTCTGATAAGATGTCTTAAAAGTACTTATAAAACAATAAATAACAGTTCAAATCATATGTTTTTAAaattatagatattttatttttatataatacttttaaataagaaatatttataaATCATGTAAATCATGTAAATCATATGCAATTTTTAATTCAAAATGCATACATTAATACTTTCAAAAATATGATCGCATATCTTCGATATAAACATATTttgatctttcttttttacattatttttccaATATAATCATTTTCTTTCCTTCATAACATAAGTAACCAATTAACTAAGAACATCATGATTCATCGATCtataatctaaaatataaatctaattaatAAGAATACAAAAGAATTCAGAACcatacataatataatttttctgaGCTAAATCCATTTAATATCAAAATGAATCCTccataatttttttacttatttttcttgctttatttcttttcttttcttttttctttgttttttgtttctcACTTCCTTTTCCTCCATCTCTTCCATCTCTCTTGGCTT
Proteins encoded:
- the LOC135616388 gene encoding peptide-N4-(N-acetyl-beta-glucosaminyl)asparagine amidase A-like; this translates as MNPGRYELSFFLLLHLYFAAFICTTGASSPSLFDGNLELPRGSIPSVSLEHLDPTLPPALPTQTPHCSLVVLQQNFVDTVGAPPASASYAHPPDCPFPWTRVVLELSVAATDLQESRVAAIWIDGAEVLRTATPIPMARGAFWRVHKDVTRYTALLRRLADGGGVISMMLENSNKVLPGVFSANVSLHYYRGPVDDRRSKSVSNAAHPSVRSLYREPADLVLPISKPDGQYGSGFWYRLDNETGVESTTVAIPRNTYRAVLEIFVSYHGEDESWYTKPLRNDYIHQSTAAKVSAPRANGAFRQVYATIDRRYVGGHVPFPVIYSSAINPVFWSPVAAIGAFDMPSYDLDLTPFLALMLDGRPHEIGLGVRSALPHWLVNANLHLWVDYWSDAVQAGPVEYFAPTIQMNRNAEWRNPDGQSEIGAEGHERFSGWVSWSRGNLTTEVRHKIKLRSQVQVQNRGAVTQIDFILKERTMVTVTRRNQWLARAQAVLDAPMQVQTAIVNAAGRPAMKKTRLFHQLMEVVSLNEGQAGATTTTELTDRQDAEGSALVGGRWGSGSSRSSYQYRDGSKCYSRNVATAGGAIIQDRKASCFAMADDDA